The genomic window GAGCGCGACGCGCAGATCAGCATCGCGGCTGACAGCAAGTGGATCGATGAGAGCGATTTGAGCTACACCATCAACGAGCCAGATGCTTATGCCCTCGAAGAGGCATTGCAGTTGAAAGAAAAAAATGGCGGCGAAGTCGTTGTGCTGTGCGCCGGGCCGGAGCGCGTCGCCAGTACTCTCCGCGAAGCCCTTGCCAAAGGTGCAGACCGCGCCATCCACATCGAAGCCGACGACCTCGGCGAGCGCGACACGCTCGGCATCGCACAGTTGCTCGCGGATGCAGCCAAGGCTGAGTCGCCCGATCTGATACTGACAGGGTTACAATCTGACGACCTCGGTCTCGGCCAGACAGGCGTAGTCCTCGCCGAACTGCTAAGCATCCCCCACGCAACCATCATCATGCAGGTAGAGGTCACTGGCGCAGGCCTGAAGGTAAAACGCGAGCTTGAAGACGGCTGGTTCCAACACGTCGAGATGCCGTTGCCTGCGCTGCTCACCATCCAGTCCGGCGGCAACAAGCTGCGCTATGCCACGCTGATGGGCATCAAGAAGGCAAAGACGAA from Granulicella sp. L56 includes these protein-coding regions:
- a CDS encoding electron transfer flavoprotein subunit beta/FixA family protein, producing MKILVAIKQVPERDAQISIAADSKWIDESDLSYTINEPDAYALEEALQLKEKNGGEVVVLCAGPERVASTLREALAKGADRAIHIEADDLGERDTLGIAQLLADAAKAESPDLILTGLQSDDLGLGQTGVVLAELLSIPHATIIMQVEVTGAGLKVKRELEDGWFQHVEMPLPALLTIQSGGNKLRYATLMGIKKAKTKETKTLQAAPAATAQAITLERVYLPEKQKKTEMLTGTPAEVAAKLVEKLKFEVRAI